A region from the Rufibacter sp. DG15C genome encodes:
- a CDS encoding S1/P1 nuclease, protein MKLNFKKVICLAFLLPLMIGQAFAWGQTGHRVVGLVAEQHLKKKVRKKVMQVLQNNSLAEVSTWMDDIKSDTAYNHTHDWHWVTIPDNTTYEQTTKNPKGDLVMKLEDVIAALKAKNLSKEKEQEYLKYLVHLLGDLHQPLHVGGKDDNGGNSVRLQWFGQNSNLHRVWDSDIIDGKDLSYSELAYFLGDASQQEMKSWQAGSIKDWAYGMMVYRPQVYNLPPDLKLGYKYAYQNYSTIEKCLLQAGLRLAGVLNEIYG, encoded by the coding sequence ATGAAATTGAATTTTAAGAAAGTAATCTGCCTTGCCTTCCTTCTTCCTTTGATGATTGGGCAGGCCTTTGCCTGGGGACAGACCGGCCACCGCGTGGTTGGTTTAGTAGCCGAGCAGCATTTAAAGAAAAAAGTTAGAAAAAAGGTGATGCAAGTGTTGCAGAACAACTCACTGGCGGAGGTTTCTACCTGGATGGATGACATCAAATCAGATACGGCCTATAACCACACCCATGATTGGCACTGGGTAACTATCCCAGACAATACCACTTATGAGCAGACCACTAAAAACCCGAAGGGGGATTTGGTGATGAAGTTGGAGGATGTGATTGCTGCCCTAAAGGCCAAGAACCTTTCCAAAGAAAAAGAGCAGGAATACCTAAAGTATCTAGTGCACTTGCTAGGTGACTTGCACCAGCCTTTGCACGTTGGGGGCAAAGATGACAACGGCGGAAATTCGGTGAGGCTACAGTGGTTTGGCCAGAATTCCAATCTTCATCGTGTGTGGGACAGTGATATTATTGACGGCAAAGACCTAAGCTACTCAGAACTGGCTTATTTTCTAGGAGACGCCAGCCAGCAAGAAATGAAATCATGGCAAGCTGGATCTATCAAGGATTGGGCTTATGGCATGATGGTGTACCGCCCGCAGGTATATAACTTGCCGCCAGATTTAAAACTTGGTTATAAATACGCCTACCAAAACTACAGCACCATTGAAAAGTGCCTTTTGCAGGCTGGTTTACGCTTGGCAGGAGTTTTGAATGAGATTTACGGATAG
- a CDS encoding DUF349 domain-containing protein produces the protein MMNQEQENQHQKNSAEPSAEQRANEQRRLVEERLADINARSQATSPTDSHTMVEEPPVENEEQFTAEAEMTPEVEAPKVQPEMTESSVLTSEEPAAPEATPAQTQVPSEEQPVSSATITPEAPQASVESNTPAAALEQDNTPSTIQDIHHHLEDEDLHAHEDLSHAPIEEIRKKIITLASEVQAKKSSRQLIEVYRQYEHRFHEERQDALKRFIGEGGAADDFEFHAPKEHQEVEQAIQRYREARAREQRQEEEQKIVNLQKKKDLLERLRVLLESSETNTSGTAIKELQNEWKSIGQVPNADAQQLWNSYHALLDMYYNNRSIFFELKELDRKRNLDAKTHLCERAESLAGEENINKALQELRNLHDEWKHIGPVPNEVRDQIWNRFIQASEKVHERKKSFLESRREVEVQNLEKKRALLAEIEQYQNFKSDRINDWRDKTDQIQQLKERWDAAGLVPKENAEEVNKAFWSSYKAFFHHKNTFFKALDEEKMQNYRQKVALCEEAESLQNSEDWDPTKEKLIQLQKKWKTIGRVPDKYSDKIWNRFRSACNAFFDRLHLESQHKEAQLNQLSAAKLEYTEQLATKIADPALVGSMEEFNTINQEWQALTTEGKRNGKVEERFNQLLAQYLQRVPELSAQEREQKLFQLQLTQLKSSPDGDQKLYQKEQHLRRDITSLENDISTLRTNIEFFARSKNAEKLREEYQAKIDDAQNRIQHLKSQLKVIRS, from the coding sequence ATGATGAACCAAGAACAGGAAAACCAACATCAAAAGAATTCTGCTGAACCTAGTGCAGAGCAGCGGGCAAATGAGCAACGTCGCCTGGTAGAGGAAAGATTAGCTGATATTAACGCTCGCTCGCAGGCTACATCTCCCACAGATAGCCACACAATGGTAGAGGAGCCTCCTGTAGAAAATGAGGAGCAGTTTACAGCAGAAGCAGAAATGACACCAGAGGTGGAGGCACCAAAGGTTCAACCAGAGATGACCGAGTCCTCTGTTCTAACCTCAGAAGAACCAGCCGCCCCAGAAGCCACCCCCGCACAAACCCAAGTGCCTTCTGAAGAACAACCTGTTTCTAGCGCTACTATCACCCCTGAAGCACCTCAAGCATCAGTTGAGTCCAATACGCCAGCAGCGGCTTTAGAGCAAGATAATACTCCTTCCACTATACAGGACATTCATCATCATTTAGAAGATGAAGACTTACACGCGCATGAGGATTTAAGCCACGCACCTATTGAAGAAATAAGAAAGAAGATCATTACTCTGGCTAGTGAAGTACAGGCTAAAAAGTCTTCCAGACAATTAATAGAGGTGTACCGTCAATATGAGCATCGTTTTCATGAAGAGCGCCAAGATGCTTTAAAGCGGTTTATAGGCGAAGGTGGTGCAGCTGATGATTTTGAGTTTCATGCGCCCAAAGAACACCAAGAAGTGGAGCAGGCTATTCAGCGGTACCGTGAAGCTAGAGCCAGAGAGCAACGCCAGGAGGAGGAGCAAAAAATAGTCAACCTTCAAAAGAAGAAAGACCTGCTGGAGCGCTTGCGCGTGCTATTGGAATCTTCTGAAACCAACACCAGCGGCACGGCCATCAAAGAGTTGCAAAATGAGTGGAAGTCTATTGGCCAGGTGCCAAACGCAGATGCCCAGCAACTCTGGAATTCGTATCATGCCCTTCTGGACATGTACTACAACAACCGTAGTATCTTCTTTGAACTAAAGGAACTGGATCGCAAGCGCAACCTAGACGCCAAGACGCATCTTTGCGAGCGAGCAGAAAGCTTGGCCGGGGAAGAGAACATCAACAAAGCCTTGCAAGAACTCAGAAACCTGCATGATGAGTGGAAACACATCGGGCCTGTGCCCAATGAGGTCCGGGACCAGATCTGGAACCGCTTTATCCAGGCGTCTGAGAAGGTGCATGAGCGCAAAAAATCTTTCTTAGAGTCTAGGCGCGAAGTAGAAGTCCAGAATCTTGAAAAGAAAAGAGCGCTTTTAGCAGAAATTGAGCAGTACCAGAACTTCAAATCTGACCGCATCAATGATTGGCGCGACAAAACCGACCAGATCCAGCAATTGAAAGAGCGTTGGGACGCCGCCGGTTTGGTGCCTAAAGAAAACGCCGAAGAGGTAAACAAAGCCTTCTGGAGCAGCTATAAAGCCTTCTTCCATCACAAGAACACTTTCTTTAAGGCCTTGGACGAGGAGAAGATGCAAAACTACCGTCAAAAGGTGGCGCTGTGCGAGGAAGCCGAATCTTTGCAGAACAGTGAAGACTGGGACCCAACCAAAGAGAAGTTGATTCAGCTTCAGAAAAAATGGAAGACCATTGGCCGGGTGCCAGACAAGTATTCAGACAAAATCTGGAACCGCTTCAGATCTGCCTGTAATGCTTTCTTTGACCGTCTGCATTTAGAATCTCAGCACAAAGAGGCCCAGCTCAACCAACTGTCTGCAGCTAAACTGGAATACACAGAGCAGTTGGCTACCAAGATTGCAGACCCGGCCTTGGTAGGTTCAATGGAGGAGTTCAACACCATCAACCAAGAATGGCAGGCCTTAACTACAGAAGGCAAGCGTAATGGCAAGGTGGAAGAACGCTTTAATCAGTTATTGGCGCAATACCTACAACGCGTACCCGAATTAAGCGCCCAGGAGCGGGAGCAGAAACTGTTCCAATTGCAGTTGACGCAATTGAAGTCTAGCCCAGACGGTGACCAGAAGTTGTACCAGAAGGAGCAGCACCTGCGCAGAGACATCACGTCATTAGAGAATGACATCTCCACGCTAAGAACCAATATTGAGTTTTTTGCCCGTTCTAAGAACGCAGAAAAGCTGAGAGAAGAATATCAGGCTAAAATTGATGATGCGCAAAACCGCATTCAGCACCTGAAAAGCCAATTAAAAGTAATTAGGTCGTAA
- a CDS encoding YqgE/AlgH family protein, whose amino-acid sequence MAKEIQNGSILISEPFLGDPNFERSVVLVCQHDKEGTVGLVLNKLSTINLSEVIEINEEIFDISLAIGGPMQPNTLHYIHKLKDLPEAKQISPELFWGGNFEELTRRINLGLISQEQIRFFVGYSGWSPHQLQEEIDKNVWFITNKAVNKLLNLNIDSLWRDILKQMGGKYKMYANYPADPNLN is encoded by the coding sequence ATGGCTAAAGAGATTCAAAACGGCAGCATTTTAATATCAGAGCCTTTTTTAGGGGACCCCAACTTTGAAAGAAGCGTGGTATTGGTATGCCAACATGATAAAGAAGGAACCGTAGGATTAGTTTTAAATAAGCTTTCCACCATCAACCTATCTGAGGTTATTGAAATAAACGAAGAAATTTTTGACATCTCTCTTGCCATTGGGGGGCCGATGCAGCCCAATACATTACACTATATCCATAAATTAAAGGACTTACCCGAGGCAAAGCAGATTTCTCCCGAATTATTTTGGGGCGGAAATTTTGAAGAGTTGACAAGAAGAATTAACTTAGGATTAATATCCCAAGAACAAATTAGATTCTTTGTAGGTTATTCTGGCTGGAGCCCCCATCAGCTACAAGAAGAAATCGATAAAAATGTATGGTTTATTACGAATAAGGCAGTTAATAAATTGCTTAATTTGAATATAGATTCTCTTTGGAGAGACATTTTAAAACAAATGGGGGGCAAGTATAAGATGTATGCAAACTACCCCGCAGATCCTAATTTAAACTAA
- the pdxH gene encoding pyridoxamine 5'-phosphate oxidase, which produces MEKTLSLADIRINYSKKILNREAVHENPLQQFDAWMQEALVAKVEEPTAMALSTASAVGRPSARIVLLKAIEDNGFVFYTNYESRKGQQLHENPFASLTFFWPALERQVRIEGAVQKVPAATSDAYFQSRPKGSQLGAWSSPQSQAIKNRKVLEELELKYSQEFAQQEIIPRPPHWGGYAVIPDRIEFWQGRPNRLHDRLVYLKDSEGNWQIERLAP; this is translated from the coding sequence ATGGAGAAAACTCTTTCATTAGCAGACATACGCATTAACTACTCTAAAAAGATTTTAAACCGGGAGGCGGTTCATGAGAATCCTTTGCAGCAATTTGACGCCTGGATGCAGGAAGCCCTGGTAGCAAAGGTAGAAGAGCCTACCGCCATGGCCTTAAGCACTGCTAGCGCAGTTGGAAGGCCTTCAGCCCGCATTGTATTGTTGAAAGCTATTGAGGACAACGGTTTTGTCTTTTACACCAATTATGAAAGTAGAAAAGGCCAGCAACTCCATGAAAACCCCTTTGCCAGCTTAACCTTCTTCTGGCCTGCCTTAGAGCGCCAGGTGCGTATAGAGGGGGCGGTACAAAAAGTGCCAGCAGCAACCTCAGATGCCTACTTCCAAAGCAGACCCAAAGGCAGCCAGCTTGGTGCCTGGTCTTCGCCGCAAAGCCAAGCCATCAAAAACAGAAAAGTACTTGAGGAATTAGAACTGAAGTACAGCCAGGAATTTGCTCAACAAGAAATCATTCCACGCCCTCCTCATTGGGGCGGATACGCGGTTATTCCAGATAGGATTGAGTTTTGGCAAGGCCGTCCCAATCGCCTGCATGATAGATTGGTTTATTTGAAAGACTCAGAAGGAAACTGGCAGATAGAGCGATTGGCACCCTAG
- a CDS encoding DUF1015 domain-containing protein: protein MAEILPIKGFRYNPKLPFSIDALTSPLFDVVSIKQRQALYRNSYNSIHLSVPPGPAPAESAKRTVEHWKRAEILLQDPLPGIYVYYQYFRLPGSEKEYIRKGFMCHIKAYAWEENVVLRHENTIPAAVNDRIELLEQTKLQTSATHGLYEDPDFSLEQYMDESITSPLYESEDYQGVRDVLSVIHDAVVIQKFVDHLKDQQVLLADGHHRYEGSLAYRKKMMALHPDATGNEAFNYHLMYLTNADSDDLRILPTHRLLEQLPISSEEFLGKLEEYFTVKPIEDSFSLTDLIVGKKWAFGVYIDGQAYKIILKPEVHAQLNWPVPQEVKDLDLTVLHFFVFEQILKVNQEEQRTYPGLSYIRSFTECITKVDSGQAQVAFITNEVKMQEVRKVCASGAVMPQKSTFFYPKVICGFLFSSIEENEFR from the coding sequence ATGGCCGAAATTCTGCCTATCAAAGGCTTTAGATACAATCCCAAGTTGCCGTTCTCCATTGACGCGCTCACCTCTCCTCTGTTTGACGTGGTGTCCATTAAGCAGCGGCAGGCCTTGTACCGTAATTCTTACAACAGCATTCACTTGTCCGTGCCACCTGGTCCGGCACCCGCAGAAAGCGCCAAACGTACCGTTGAACACTGGAAACGCGCCGAAATCCTTCTGCAAGACCCTTTGCCGGGCATTTATGTGTATTATCAGTATTTCAGGCTGCCTGGCTCAGAGAAGGAATACATCAGGAAGGGATTCATGTGCCACATTAAAGCTTATGCCTGGGAAGAAAACGTAGTCTTGCGCCATGAAAACACTATTCCGGCGGCCGTAAATGACCGCATAGAATTATTGGAGCAGACCAAATTGCAAACCAGCGCCACCCATGGTTTGTATGAAGACCCTGATTTTTCGTTGGAGCAATACATGGATGAGAGCATCACTTCCCCACTGTATGAGTCTGAAGATTACCAAGGGGTAAGAGACGTACTTTCTGTGATCCATGATGCAGTGGTTATTCAAAAGTTTGTAGACCATTTAAAGGACCAACAGGTGTTGTTGGCAGATGGGCACCACCGCTATGAAGGCTCCTTGGCCTACCGCAAAAAAATGATGGCGCTCCATCCTGATGCCACCGGTAACGAGGCATTCAACTACCACCTAATGTACCTCACCAACGCAGATTCTGATGATCTGCGGATTTTGCCTACGCACCGCTTGTTAGAACAACTGCCTATTTCCTCAGAAGAGTTTCTAGGTAAATTAGAAGAGTATTTCACCGTTAAGCCCATTGAAGACTCTTTCTCATTGACAGACTTGATTGTTGGGAAGAAATGGGCTTTTGGGGTATACATAGACGGACAGGCCTATAAGATTATCCTGAAGCCCGAAGTCCATGCTCAATTAAATTGGCCGGTGCCACAAGAGGTGAAAGATTTGGATTTAACAGTCCTGCATTTCTTTGTCTTTGAACAGATCCTGAAGGTAAACCAGGAAGAACAAAGAACCTATCCGGGGTTGTCTTACATCCGGAGCTTCACTGAATGCATTACCAAGGTAGACAGTGGCCAGGCGCAGGTAGCCTTTATCACCAATGAAGTAAAAATGCAAGAAGTTAGAAAGGTGTGCGCATCTGGGGCCGTCATGCCTCAAAAATCAACCTTCTTCTATCCTAAAGTAATTTGCGGTTTCCTATTTAGCTCAATTGAAGAAAATGAATTTAGATAA
- a CDS encoding Maf-like protein, with product MNLDKTIILASNSPRRKELLTNLGIPFEVRLKEVDESYSPELVKAEVAEYLAAHKATAYQEDLQPNEVLITADTIVCLDDKVLNKPYDHAEATRMLTHLSGRSHEVYTGVCLMSTEKSLVFHDVTTVHFRELSRDEIDYYINNYKPFDKAGSYGAQDWLGMVGIERIEGSYFNVMGLPVHRLYEELLSF from the coding sequence ATGAATTTAGATAAAACCATCATCCTGGCCTCCAACTCGCCCAGACGGAAAGAGTTGCTCACCAACTTGGGCATTCCTTTTGAAGTGCGCTTGAAAGAAGTAGACGAATCCTATTCTCCAGAATTGGTGAAAGCCGAAGTAGCGGAATACTTAGCTGCCCATAAAGCCACTGCTTACCAAGAAGACCTGCAACCCAATGAGGTTCTCATCACTGCAGACACCATTGTGTGCTTAGACGACAAAGTGCTGAACAAGCCATACGACCACGCCGAAGCCACCCGGATGCTCACCCATCTTTCTGGCCGCAGCCACGAGGTCTACACCGGAGTCTGCCTGATGTCTACAGAGAAAAGCTTGGTCTTCCATGATGTCACCACTGTCCACTTCAGGGAATTGAGCAGAGACGAAATTGACTATTACATCAACAACTACAAGCCTTTTGACAAGGCCGGAAGTTATGGCGCCCAGGACTGGTTAGGCATGGTTGGTATTGAACGCATTGAAGGCTCCTACTTTAACGTGATGGGCTTACCTGTCCACCGTCTATATGAGGAGTTACTATCGTTTTAA
- a CDS encoding NAD(P)H-dependent glycerol-3-phosphate dehydrogenase: MERIAVLGGGSWATALVKVLSENKADVRWWIRNQDDVHHLQQFGHNPRYLSGVKFDLNHVKPSSNLIETIEGADWVILAVPAAFVQTALKDLPLDAFKGKTLISAVKGMIPKENLLITQYLEQKYNVPADHQCVIAGPCHAEEVALEKQSYLTIGSLNMERAEQFCALLRNRYVRANPLDDMDGIEYCAVMKNIIALACGIAHGLNYGDNFQAVMVSNSMQEIERFVDALMPLNRDLTGSAYLGDLLVTAYSQFSRNRTFGNMIGRGYTVKSAQVEMNMVAEGYYAVESIFEINKRLNVDMPITTAVYHILYEKISPTVEIEILKDKFK, encoded by the coding sequence TTGGAAAGAATAGCAGTTTTAGGCGGCGGCAGTTGGGCCACCGCCCTTGTAAAGGTCTTATCTGAGAACAAGGCAGATGTGCGCTGGTGGATCCGGAACCAGGATGACGTGCACCATTTGCAACAGTTTGGCCACAATCCCAGATACCTTAGCGGCGTAAAGTTTGACTTAAACCATGTCAAGCCTTCGTCTAATCTTATAGAAACAATTGAGGGGGCTGACTGGGTAATCTTAGCCGTGCCGGCAGCCTTTGTACAGACTGCACTAAAGGATTTGCCGCTAGATGCCTTTAAAGGCAAGACGCTTATTTCTGCGGTGAAAGGAATGATCCCGAAGGAGAACTTGCTTATCACGCAGTACCTTGAGCAGAAGTACAACGTCCCGGCAGACCACCAGTGCGTGATTGCAGGTCCCTGTCACGCCGAGGAAGTAGCTTTAGAGAAGCAGTCTTACCTGACCATTGGTTCTTTGAACATGGAACGGGCCGAGCAGTTTTGTGCTCTATTGCGCAACCGGTACGTTAGGGCCAATCCTTTAGATGACATGGACGGCATTGAGTATTGCGCCGTTATGAAGAACATTATAGCGCTGGCCTGCGGTATTGCCCATGGGTTGAACTACGGTGATAACTTCCAGGCGGTGATGGTCTCCAACTCCATGCAGGAAATAGAGCGCTTTGTAGACGCTTTAATGCCTTTGAACCGCGACCTAACGGGCAGTGCTTATCTGGGAGATTTGCTGGTAACCGCCTATTCACAGTTCAGTAGAAACAGGACCTTCGGGAATATGATTGGCCGAGGCTACACGGTTAAGTCTGCGCAGGTGGAGATGAACATGGTGGCGGAAGGCTACTATGCCGTAGAAAGCATCTTTGAAATCAACAAGCGTTTGAACGTAGACATGCCCATAACTACGGCTGTGTATCATATTTTATATGAGAAGATTTCGCCAACCGTGGAGATTGAGATTCTCAAGGACAAATTCAAATAA
- a CDS encoding efflux RND transporter periplasmic adaptor subunit — MAKRKSNKLIYILGGLVVLLLIGALVAKKQGWIGKEEGTEVMVDKVKPTTIVEKVSASGKVQPEIEVKISPDVSGEITELYVKEGDSVKAGQLLLRIRPDNYQSMVEMQSASVNTQRANLAQARARLDQALANSKNVQQTYERNKTLYNQKVISQSEFDASRAQYEANRAEVDAARQNVRAAQSTVQSSIASLEESRKNLNKTTIYSPVNGTVSKLNIEKGERVVGTSQMAGTEIMRIANLNNMEIRVNVNENDIVRVRVGDSAIVEVDSYTSSNRKFKGIVTAIANTAKDAVSLEAVTEFEVRIRMLNDSYKDLVQKSGRTPFRPGMTASVDIITDQQDNVLSVPLAAVTTRSKEDKDAKKAADKKAEESTGQPKPERTAERPDEVVFVHDKGAVKMVKVTTGISDFDNIQILSGLKKGQEVVSGPFRAVSKQLKDGDKVTVKDEKSLSKDLKDDPSKEVEID; from the coding sequence ATGGCTAAACGTAAATCAAACAAACTAATCTACATCTTAGGCGGTCTAGTTGTACTGCTATTGATAGGGGCTTTAGTGGCCAAGAAACAAGGTTGGATAGGCAAAGAAGAAGGAACAGAGGTTATGGTGGACAAGGTAAAACCAACCACCATTGTAGAGAAGGTAAGTGCCTCAGGCAAAGTACAACCAGAGATTGAAGTAAAGATTTCGCCGGACGTATCTGGTGAGATTACTGAGTTGTATGTAAAAGAAGGTGACTCTGTGAAAGCGGGCCAATTGCTGTTGCGCATCCGTCCTGACAATTACCAGTCCATGGTAGAGATGCAGTCTGCCTCTGTAAATACGCAGCGCGCTAACCTAGCCCAGGCAAGAGCCCGTTTAGATCAGGCTTTGGCTAACAGCAAGAACGTGCAGCAGACCTATGAGCGCAACAAAACCTTATACAACCAAAAGGTAATCTCCCAATCTGAGTTTGACGCCAGCCGTGCCCAGTATGAAGCCAACCGTGCCGAAGTGGATGCCGCGCGTCAGAACGTGAGAGCCGCCCAATCTACCGTGCAAAGCTCCATTGCCTCTCTAGAGGAGTCTAGAAAGAACTTGAACAAGACCACCATTTACTCACCAGTGAACGGTACTGTTTCAAAGTTGAACATTGAGAAAGGAGAGCGCGTGGTAGGAACGTCTCAAATGGCGGGTACTGAGATCATGCGCATTGCTAACCTCAACAACATGGAGATACGCGTGAACGTGAATGAGAATGACATTGTCCGCGTGCGCGTAGGCGACTCTGCAATTGTAGAAGTTGATTCGTACACCAGCTCTAACCGCAAGTTCAAAGGAATTGTTACGGCCATTGCCAACACTGCCAAAGACGCTGTTTCTTTAGAAGCCGTGACCGAGTTTGAAGTGCGCATTAGAATGCTGAACGACTCTTACAAAGACTTGGTACAGAAAAGCGGTCGTACGCCCTTTAGACCGGGCATGACGGCTTCTGTAGACATCATCACAGACCAGCAAGATAATGTATTGTCTGTACCTTTGGCTGCTGTCACCACCCGTTCTAAGGAGGACAAAGACGCCAAGAAAGCCGCCGACAAAAAAGCCGAGGAATCTACAGGCCAGCCAAAACCAGAGCGCACCGCCGAAAGACCTGATGAAGTAGTGTTTGTGCATGACAAAGGCGCGGTGAAAATGGTGAAGGTCACCACGGGCATCAGTGACTTTGACAACATTCAGATTCTGTCTGGTTTGAAAAAAGGGCAGGAAGTAGTTTCTGGACCGTTTAGAGCAGTCTCTAAGCAATTGAAAGACGGAGACAAGGTAACCGTAAAGGATGAGAAGTCGTTGAGCAAAGACTTGAAGGACGATCCGTCTAAAGAAGTTGAAATTGATTAA
- a CDS encoding TolC family protein, producing the protein MRSFSSTVLATLGLVIGSYSYGQAQTATGSETVWTLQQSVDHAVKNNLQIRQSGLAVDRAAVDVKQARFEQLPSLSGSASHGFNNGFFLDPARNELQNTQSWTGGANISGQLNLFSGLQNTNTIKRNKLDLQATQLDQQKAQNDVVLSVVTAFMQVLLNQELLKTNQERVKLTQSQLERTQKLFKAGSVPESNVLDLNAQMASDELNIITAQNNIELAELRLIQLLNLENASPANFSIAIPTIPDPDQSVINFSPQEVYQSAEQVMPEIKRANVRLESAMRSVEIARGGYLPSLSLVGNISTRYSSRSSLIDLSSVRMESQTVGFVGGNPNQPVTAFFPTYSAADYPYIDQFKDNIGEYIGLSLNVPILNAFRVRNNVQLSRIGVQNAQLNAEIAKNDLQQTIAQSYTDAVGAQRRFVAAKRQLEAFEQAYKNAEIRLNNGLINNVDFNVARNNLVKAQSDIIQAKYDYTFKLKILEFYQGKTITL; encoded by the coding sequence ATGAGAAGTTTCTCCTCAACTGTCCTTGCTACCCTAGGTTTGGTGATTGGATCTTATTCCTACGGGCAGGCCCAGACCGCTACGGGCTCAGAAACCGTCTGGACGCTACAGCAATCTGTAGACCACGCGGTTAAAAATAACCTACAGATCAGGCAGTCTGGCTTGGCGGTGGACAGAGCGGCAGTAGACGTGAAGCAGGCGCGCTTTGAGCAATTGCCTAGCCTTTCGGGGAGCGCCTCACATGGGTTTAACAATGGTTTCTTCTTAGACCCAGCCCGTAATGAGCTGCAAAACACCCAAAGCTGGACAGGTGGCGCCAACATTAGCGGCCAACTTAACTTGTTTAGCGGCTTGCAGAACACCAATACCATTAAGCGTAACAAACTAGATTTGCAGGCTACGCAATTAGACCAGCAGAAAGCTCAAAACGACGTGGTGTTGAGCGTGGTAACGGCTTTTATGCAAGTGCTGCTTAACCAAGAGCTATTAAAGACCAACCAGGAGCGCGTAAAATTAACCCAAAGCCAACTTGAGAGAACTCAGAAGCTGTTCAAAGCGGGAAGCGTGCCTGAAAGCAACGTCCTGGATTTGAATGCTCAGATGGCAAGCGATGAATTGAACATCATCACGGCCCAGAACAACATTGAGTTAGCCGAACTACGCCTCATTCAACTTCTGAACCTGGAAAATGCCTCACCGGCTAATTTTTCAATTGCCATTCCTACCATTCCAGATCCAGACCAGTCTGTCATCAACTTCTCGCCACAGGAAGTATATCAGTCCGCGGAACAGGTAATGCCCGAGATTAAACGCGCCAATGTTAGGCTGGAAAGCGCCATGCGCAGCGTGGAGATTGCCCGGGGCGGATACTTACCTAGCTTAAGTTTGGTAGGCAATATCAGCACCCGGTACTCCAGCCGTTCCTCCTTGATTGATTTAAGCAGCGTTCGCATGGAATCCCAGACCGTGGGTTTTGTGGGAGGTAATCCTAACCAACCGGTAACCGCCTTCTTCCCAACCTATTCTGCAGCAGACTATCCATACATTGACCAGTTTAAAGACAACATTGGGGAGTACATTGGATTGAGCTTGAACGTGCCCATCTTGAACGCCTTTAGAGTGCGCAACAACGTGCAACTTTCCAGAATAGGCGTGCAAAATGCCCAGTTAAATGCAGAAATAGCTAAAAACGACCTACAACAAACCATAGCGCAATCTTATACAGACGCCGTGGGAGCCCAAAGAAGGTTTGTGGCCGCCAAAAGACAATTAGAGGCCTTTGAGCAAGCCTACAAAAACGCTGAGATACGCTTGAACAACGGCTTGATCAACAACGTGGACTTCAACGTGGCCCGCAATAACTTAGTCAAAGCCCAGTCTGACATCATTCAGGCCAAATATGATTACACCTTCAAACTGAAGATTTTAGAATTCTACCAAGGAAAAACCATTACACTCTAA
- the sdaAB gene encoding L-serine ammonia-lyase, iron-sulfur-dependent subunit beta, with protein MAEKSSIFDMIGPVMIGPSSSHTAGVVRIARAAIRILGAKPTSAVITFYNSFARTYEGHGSDRAIVAGLLDYKTDDTRIKDAFDHAKENGLQYTFKSVGNASTMHPNTIKLNLTTADGKQAEVIGQSRGGGVISIVEVDGFPSNFSANLHTLIIDADDVTGSIAFIASVIAHDDCNIATMNVSRKGRNELARQFIEMDSGLRPITLDYLRQLKWVKNVIYIPNIDL; from the coding sequence ATGGCAGAGAAAAGCAGCATTTTTGATATGATCGGGCCCGTGATGATTGGGCCTTCCAGCTCACATACAGCAGGGGTGGTACGCATTGCGCGCGCCGCTATCAGGATTTTGGGGGCCAAGCCTACGTCGGCGGTAATTACTTTTTACAACTCGTTTGCCCGCACCTATGAGGGCCACGGCAGCGACCGCGCCATTGTTGCTGGTTTACTAGACTATAAGACAGATGACACCCGCATAAAAGATGCGTTTGACCATGCCAAGGAAAACGGCCTGCAATACACGTTCAAGTCTGTTGGCAATGCCTCTACCATGCACCCCAACACCATTAAGTTGAACCTAACCACCGCAGACGGTAAACAGGCCGAGGTGATTGGGCAAAGCCGGGGCGGCGGGGTAATCAGCATTGTGGAAGTGGACGGGTTTCCTTCTAATTTCTCAGCCAACCTGCACACCTTGATCATTGACGCAGATGACGTGACGGGCAGCATTGCCTTTATTGCGAGCGTCATAGCCCATGATGACTGCAACATTGCCACCATGAACGTGTCTAGAAAAGGCCGGAATGAATTGGCCCGCCAGTTCATAGAAATGGACTCTGGCTTGAGGCCCATCACGCTGGACTACCTGCGCCAGTTAAAGTGGGTGAAAAATGTAATCTATATCCCTAATATTGATTTATAA